One stretch of Zootoca vivipara chromosome 8, rZooViv1.1, whole genome shotgun sequence DNA includes these proteins:
- the SLC52A2 gene encoding solute carrier family 52, riboflavin transporter, member 2 yields the protein MSASLSSQTVVSHLLVALFGMGSWVSVNSLWVELPVVVKLLPEGWNLPAYLTVLIALGNVGPVSVTLAHHFAPGRLKERWLIHGIQLLAVVAAFFLAFFWSRIVVVAGEPHSLAFLVLAFLLALVCCTSNVSFLPFMYQFPQLYIRTFFIGQGLSALFPCVLALGQGVGQLECRNGTNGTQPHFLEENFSATTYFWLLLALLVVSALAFVALVLWHSRSGIAEEKSSSQDSVKTEESFPLQSESVPASKHVTEDAAAGEPAKQPASTFWTGRNVYLLVLLGVSNALTNGVLPSVQSYSCLPYGDMAYHLSVVLSNIANPVACFTAMFLLCRSSLGLGIISAVGCVFGAYLMVLAAFSPCPPLVGSPAGAALVVISWILFMGLFSYLKVVIGSLLHEAGHAALVWCGAIIQAGSLLGALVMFPLTSIYQLFSSGKYCVDNCRL from the exons ATGTCGGCCTCACTGAGCAGCCAGACCGTGGTCTCCCACCTCCTCGTGGCCCTCTTTGGGATGGGCTCCTGGGTCTCCGTGAACTCCCTGTGGGTGGAGCTCCCCGTGGTGGTGAAGCTGCTGCCGGAAG GCTGGAACCTGCCTGCCTACCTGACCGTCCTGATTGCCCTGGGCAACGTGGGCCCCGTGAGCGTGACCCTGGCTCACCATTTCGCCCCCGGGCGGCTGAAGGAGCGCTGGCTGATCCACGGCATCCAGCTCTTGGCCGTGGTGGCGGCCTTCTTCCTGGCCTTCTTCTGGAGCCGCATTGTGGTGGTAGCCGGTGAGCCCCACAGCCTGGCCTTCCTGGTGCTGGCCTTTCTGCTGGCCCTGGTGTGCTGCACCTCCAACGTCTCCTTCCTGCCCTTCATGTACCAGTTTCCCCAGCTGTACATCCGCACCTTCTTCATTGGGCAGGGCCTCAGCGCCCTCTTCCCTTGCGTGCTTGCCCTGGGCCAGGGCGTGGGGCAGCTGGAGTGCCGGAATGGCACCAACGGCACCCAGCCGCACTTTCTGGAGGAGAACTTCTCGGCCACCACTTACTTCTGGCTGCTCCTGGCCCTGCTGGTTGTCTCCGCGCTGGCCTTTGTGGCTCTGGTGCTCTGGCACAGCCGCAGCGGCATTGCGGAGGAGAAGAGCTCTTCCCAGGACAGCGTGAAGACGGAGGAGTCTTTCCCGCTGCAGTCCGAGAGCGTGCCCGCCTCCAAGCACGTCACAGAGGATGCTGCGGCCGGAGAGCCCGCCAAGCAGCCGGCTTCCACCTTCTGGACGGGGAGAAACGTCTACCTGCTGGTGCTCCTGGGGGTCTCCAACGCTTTGACCAATGGAGTCCTGCCTTCCGTCCAGAGCTACTCCTGCCTGCCTTATGGGGACATGGCCTATCACCTGTCCGTGGTGCTCAGCAACATTGCCAACCCCGTGGCCTGCTTCACCGCTATGTTCCTGCTGTGCAG GTCGTCCCTGGGTCTGGGCATCATCTCTGCCGTGGGGTGTGTCTTTGGAGCCTATCTGATGGTGCTGGCGGCCTTCAGCCCCTGCCCTCCCCTGGTAGGCAGCCCTGCAGGAGCTGCTCTGGTG GTGATCTCCTGGATCCTCTTCATGGGCCTCTTCTCCTACCTGAAGGTGGTGATTGGCAGCTTGCTGCACGAGGCTGGCCACGCTGCCCTGGTCTGGTGCGGCGCCATCATCCAGGCGGGCTCTCTGCTGGGAGCGCTGGTCATGTTCCCCCTCACCAGCATCTACCAGCTCTTCTCCAGTGGGAAGTACTGTGTGGACAACTGCAGGCTGTGA